The sequence CGGTCGTTCGCCACGACGGGCGTCACCGGGAACCGCGGCTGGACGAACCTGTCGTACTCCCCGCTGGACGTCCACTTCCTGCACGGCGCCGACCGGCGGCTCCCGCAGTTCGCCGGGATGTCGGACGAGCAGTACATCGACGCGTGCACGCAGGACCTGCGGCACGTGCTCGCCACCGCGACCGGCGGCGACGTCGCCGCGCTCATCGCCGAGCCGATCCAGGGCGTCGGCGGTTTCACGATGCCGCCCGACGGCCTGTTCGCCGCCTACAAGCGCGTCCTCGACGAGTTCGGGATCCTTTTCATCTCCGACGAGGTGCAGACCGGATGGGGGCGGACGGGCCAGGGCTTCTGGGGGATCGACAATCACGGTGTGACCCCGGACGTGATCACTTTCGCCAAGGGCCTCGGGAACGGCTTCGCGGTCGGCGGCGTCGTCGCGCGCGGCGACCTCATGGACGGCCTCCACGCGGTCGGCATCTCCACCTTCGGCGGCAACCCGGTGGCGATGGCCGCCGCCAACGCCACGCTCGACCACCTCCTCGCCCACGACCTGCGGTCCAACGCGGCGCGCCAGGGCGCGACGATCATCGGGGGGCTGTCGGCGGCGGCCGGCCGGTTCCCGATCGTCGCGGACGTGCGGGGCAAGGGGCTGATGTTCGCGGTCGAGCTGGCCGACCCGGAGACCGGCGAGCCGAGCCCGCCGCTCGCCGCCGCGCTGATGGAGGCGGCCCGCGAGCGGGGGCTGCTGGTCGGCAAGGGCGGCCTGTACGGCAACGTGGTGCGCATGGCGCCGCCGCTGACCCTGACCGACGACGAGGCCGAGGAGGGCCTCGGCATCCTGATCTCATCGCTGGAGGCCGTGAACGAGGCCGCCGTGGCCGGAGGGCGCGGGCCGTCCGCCCGCCGGGAGGACGCATGACCAAGCATGTGACGCACTGGATCGGCGGAAAGCCGTTCGGCGGGGAGAGCGACCGGCGGGGCGACATCTTCGAGCCCGCGTCCGGTCGCGTGGCCGGGACCGTCGACTTCGCCGGGCCGCGTGAGGTCGACGCCGCCGTGGCCGCCGCGAAGGCCGCCTTCCCCGGCTGGCGGGACGCCTCGCTCTCGCAGCGCGCGAAGGTGCTGTTCCGCTTCCGCGAGCTGGTGGACGCGCACCGCGGGGAGCTGGCCCGGCTGATCTCCTCCGAGCACGGCAAGGTGGTCTCCGACGCCGCGGGCGAGGTCGCCCGCGGACTGGAGGTCGCCGAGTTCGCCTGCGGCATCCCGCACCTGCTCAAGGGCGGGTTCTCCGAGAACGTCTCCTCGCGGGTGGACGCGTACTCGATCCTCCAGCCGGTCGGCGTCGCCGCCGGGATCACCCCGTTCAACTTCCCGGCGATGGTGCCGATGTGGATGTTCCCGGTCGCGATCGCGTGCGGGAACACGTTCGTGCTCAAGCCGTCCGAGAAGGACCCTTCGGCGTCGGTCCGGCTGGCCGAGCTGTGGGCCGAGGCGGGGCTGCCGGACGGCGTCTTCAACGTCGTCCACGGTGACAAGGCGGCGGTGGACGGCCTGCTGCGCCATCCGGACGTCAGGGCGGTCAGCTTCGTCGGCTCCACCCCGATCGCGCGGTACATCTACGCGACGGCGGCGGCGAACGGCAAGCGGGTGCAGGCGCTCGGCGGGGCCAAGAACCACATGCTCGTGCTGCCGGACGCCGACCTCGACCTCGCGGCGGACGCCGCGGTGTCCGCCGGCTTCGGGTCGGCGGGGGAGCGGTGCATGGCGATCTCCGTCGTCGTCGCCGTGGACCCCGTCGGGGACGAGCTGACGGCCAAGATCAAGGAGCGCGTCGCCGGGCTGAGGGTGGGGCCGGGCGACCACCCCGAGTCGCAGATGGGGCCGCTCGTCACGCGGGCGCACCGGGACAAGGTGGCCTCCTACCTGGACGGCGCCGTCGCGCAGGGCGCCACGCTCGCCGTCGACGGGCGCGACCCGGACGTGCTGGGCGGCGCCGGCGACGGGTTCTGGCTAGGCCCGGCCGTCCTGGACCACGTCACCCCGGACATGGACGCCTACCGGGACGAGATCTTCGGCCCGGTGCTGTCGGTCGTGCGGGCCGGGTCCTACGAGGCGGCCATGGAGCTGATCTCCGCCAACCCGTACGGCAACGGGACCGCGATCTTCACCAACGACGGCGGGGCGGCGCGCCGCTTCCAGAACGAGGTGGAGGTCGGCATGGTGGGCGTGAACGTGCCGATCCCGGTGCCGATGGCCTACTACTCGTTCGGCGGCTGGAAGGACTCGCTGTTCGGCGACAGCCACGCCCACGGCATGGAGGGCGTCCACTTCTACACCCGGACGAAGGCCGTCACGGCGCGCTGGCTCGACCCGTCCCACGGCGGGGTGAACCTAGGCTTCCCCACCAGCGGCTGAGGACCCGCGATAAATTACCTACCGAGTGCGTTTTTCCGTTGTCAATTTTCGTCCGGCGCGGCCGGGTGAATAATGGCACCACCCCATTGACTGGGTCTGTGTCCGGCGACACAATCTGACTGTCTCCCTTAATTGAGGCGAATTCAAAAGTCAGGGTCGGCAGTCAGAAGCCCGTGGTCATCGGACCGCGGGCCGGTGAAGCCGGATGTGCAGGAGAGCCGCGCTATGACCGCAGGCGACCACGCCGCCGAAGTGGACGCGCTCGGAAGGCGATTCCCGGGCTGGACCATTTGGTTCGGCCTGTTCACCGGCCATTGGTGGGCGCTGCCGCCCAAGGACCGCGACGTCGGGGACTTCCTCGAGGCCGACACTCCGCAGCGGCTCATCGCGCGGATCGAGGTGGTCTCGGGCGCCGCGCCGGCGCGGCGCCCGGCCGGCGGGCCGGCGCCTCCGGGCGTCCGCTCCCGGCCGTCCCGCGACACCCGGCAGGACGTGCGGCGTCCCTCGAACCTCCTCCGTCTCGAGGGCGTCACACCGCCGCCGTCAGGCCGGGTACCGGTGATCGCGTGGCCGGGCGGCACCGCACGGTGATCCGCCGTTCCCCACCCCCGCCACGCCCACCGGTGCCGCCGCGGCCCCGGACAGGACGCGAGCCCGCGCCATATCCTCTCCAGCAACCTCCGTGTATGGCGCGGACGCCAGCACCCACCGTCCTTCCGGGGCCCCGGCGGCCTCCCTTCCAGCGGCTCGGCCGAAATCCGCATCAAAGAGCGCGGTAATGGTCATGCTCTCGTCACCTTTGGGATAGCCCGCAAGGAAACAGACGAGTCGCGATCATTGGTAATTCCGGCCGGGGCGACCCCAGGACGGCGGGAAAGTTCCGTGAAACCGGCGATCACATCGTCCGCGCCCGCCGCGAACCGCGCAATGGCGGCCGGAAGTGCCCGGCGCCCGCCGACCGCGTCCGGGGCCGGTGCGTCCGGCCGGCGCGGAGACGCTACGCTGCGCCGACGGGCCCGTTCACGAGGGGGAGGGCCCTGGCACGGATCGGGAGCGACATGCGGCGCAGGGCCACGGCACGGGTCAAGGCGGCGACGGCCCTGGCGGCGGCAGCGGCACTCGGCGCCGCGGCGCTCGGCGCGTGCAGCGGCGGGGACGACAAGCCCGTGGGCGTCGCCAAGGTGATGAGCACCCTCGGCCCCGGTGAGGGGACGCTGAACCTCCTCACGCTGCCCGGTTCGGTGGAGAGCGGCGGCACCGACCCGCGCGTGGACTGGGTCACGCCCTTCCAGGAGCGCACCGGCTGCAAGATCGGCATGAAGGTCGTCAAGACGCCCGGGGAGATGGCCGACCTCATGCGCGACAAGGACCGCCGCTACGACGGCGTCGCCGCGCCGCCGGAGGTCGCCGGGAGGCTGGTCGAGGAGAACCAGGTCGTCCCGATCAACCCCGACCTCGTGGACGGCTACAAGAAGCTCGAACCGAAGCTGCGCAAGCTCCTGGAACGCGACGGCAAGCACTACGGCCTGCCGTACGTGTGGGGCTCCAACCTGCTGATGTACGACACCCGGGCCGTCCCGCCGCCGGCGGGCTGGGCCGCGCTGTTCGATCCCGGCCAGGCCCGCCGCTACGCCGGAAAGATCGTCATGCGGGACAGCCCGCTCGCGATCGCCGAGGCCGCGCTCTACCTCAAGGGCCGGCAGCGCAAGCTGAAGATCCGCGACCCCTACTCGCTGACGCCGGCGCAGCTCGCCGCGGCCGGGCGGGTCCTGGCCCGGCAGCGCCCGTACGTGGGGGAGTACTGGGACCTTCCGGCCGACGCCGTCAGCGCGTTCGCCGGGGGCCGGGCCGTGCTCGGCCAGGCGTGGCCCTACCACGCGGACGTGCTGAACCGCGCGTCACGGCCCGTCCAGGGCGTCATCCCGTCCGAGGGCGCGACCGGGTGGATGGACGCGTGGATGATCGGCGCCCGCGTCCAGCACCCCAACTGCATGTACCAGTGGCTCCAGTGGACGGCCTCGCCGGACGTCCAGCAGCAGGTCGCCGAGTGGACGGGGGTCGCGCCCGCCAACCCGCAGGCGTGCTCGGGCGACCGCCTCAAGACCGGCTTCTGCGCGGCCTACCACGTCGGTGACCGCGGCTACCTCAACAAGATCGTCTTCGCGCACGAGCCGTCGAAGGCGTGCGGCGGCGATTCGGGCGAGAAGGACTGCACCGACTACGCCGAGTGGACGCGGACCTGGATCCAGGCCACCAAGGCCTGAGGCACCGCGCGAGAGTCTCTCCGGCGCGCCCGACCGCCCCCAGCCGGGCACGCCTGACGGGTGGTCCCGGGCTTCCCCCCGAAACGCCCGGGTCACCCTCTCCCTGGAGAGACCTCCATGACGGCGGCGCCCGCCGCCGTCCGCGCCGGCGGCGGCTTTCCCGCCGCCGATCCGGCGCCCGTGAACGGCTCCCGGGGGCCCCGCCGTGCGCGGGGTACCGGCGGGGCGGGTGCGCAGTCGTCGCACGCGAACACCCCGGACGAGTCCGGCAGGCGGCCGACGCGGACGCGCGGCCGGGGCCATCTCTTGCGGCAGACGACGCACGCGTCGCCCAGACGCTGGGCCGTGCTCAACCCTCGCGGATCGACGACCGGCTCGCCCGTCTGGCCCATGTCTCCATCCCCCCGGTGGGAGTCGCCTTCACGTCCTCCTTTATAAGCGGGGAAGCGTGTTGTTGCCGCTACGGAAGGTGAAAAGGGCGGCAAAGCCTCCCGTGTCGCCCCGCGGTTCGGGAACCGTCGCGCTAGGCGCGGCGGGAGGTGCACGGCGGGACGCGCGGCGCCGCGGACCAGGCTATGCGGTCACAGGCTGGGCGCTTTGCCCTCCTTTGGTGGGTGCTTACGTACAAAGGAAGCATGTCGGCCAGGAACGTCGAAGATCGGCGAGTCCGGCCGCACAGGCCCCGCCGTCTGCGGGCGCGTGTGACGTCGGCGACGGCCACCGCCCTCGGCTCCCTGATGGTGGCCGCGGTGGCCGTGGCGGCCGCGGTCCTCTACATGCTCGCCGATGTGGGGCGTCCCTGGGCGCTCGCAGCCGTCATGGCGGTGCTCGCGGCGGTGGCCGTGGCGTCGGCCCGGTGGGGGGTGGCGCGCTCCGCGCGCGGAGCGCTCCGACCGGTGGAACGGCTCCGGCGGGAACTGGAGGGGCTCGCCGAGGACGACGGGGCCGGCCGCGTCGCCGTCCCGGCCACGGGCGACGAGGCGGAGCGGCTGGCCGAGCGCGTCAACGAGCTGCTCGCCCGGCTGGAGCGCGCGATCCAGCAGCGGCGCGCGTTCGTCTCCGACGCCTCACACGAGCTGCGCACGCCGATCGCCGGGCTGCGCGCCCGCATCGAGCTGGCCCTCGCCGCCCCCGACGACGGCGACGCCGTGGAGCCCCTGCGCCACTCGCTGGTCGACATCGACCGGCTGCACCGGATCGTCGAGGACCTCCTCGTCCTCGCCCGCATCGACTCCGGCGGCATCTCCGCCCGCGAGCCCGTCGACCTCGGGGCGCTGGTGGAGGCGGAGGCCGCGCTGCGCACCTCGCCGGTTCCGACGGCGGTGAAGGTCGAGCCGGGCCTCATCGTCGGCGGTGACCGGCAGCAGCTCGGCCGCGCCGTGCGCAACCTGCTCGCCAACGCCGAGCGCTACGGCGCCGCGCAGATCGAGATCGAGGCGCGCGCGGACGGCGACCAGGCCGTCGTCGAGGTGCACGACGACGGCCCCGGCATCCCGTTCGCCGACCGGGACCGCGTCTTCGAGCGCTTCACCCGCCTGGACCCGGCCCGCAGCCGCGAGAA is a genomic window of Actinomadura citrea containing:
- a CDS encoding aspartate aminotransferase family protein, whose product is MSEHANLLRRHRAVMPSWMALNYRDPIEIVGGKGNRVTDAEGNSYLDFFIGILTNMLGYDVPEVRDAVERQLATGVVHTSTAYLLRGQVELAEKIAQLSGIPDAKVFFTNSGTEANETALLLAAYARRSDQVLAMRQSYHGRSFATTGVTGNRGWTNLSYSPLDVHFLHGADRRLPQFAGMSDEQYIDACTQDLRHVLATATGGDVAALIAEPIQGVGGFTMPPDGLFAAYKRVLDEFGILFISDEVQTGWGRTGQGFWGIDNHGVTPDVITFAKGLGNGFAVGGVVARGDLMDGLHAVGISTFGGNPVAMAAANATLDHLLAHDLRSNAARQGATIIGGLSAAAGRFPIVADVRGKGLMFAVELADPETGEPSPPLAAALMEAARERGLLVGKGGLYGNVVRMAPPLTLTDDEAEEGLGILISSLEAVNEAAVAGGRGPSARREDA
- a CDS encoding CoA-acylating methylmalonate-semialdehyde dehydrogenase encodes the protein MTKHVTHWIGGKPFGGESDRRGDIFEPASGRVAGTVDFAGPREVDAAVAAAKAAFPGWRDASLSQRAKVLFRFRELVDAHRGELARLISSEHGKVVSDAAGEVARGLEVAEFACGIPHLLKGGFSENVSSRVDAYSILQPVGVAAGITPFNFPAMVPMWMFPVAIACGNTFVLKPSEKDPSASVRLAELWAEAGLPDGVFNVVHGDKAAVDGLLRHPDVRAVSFVGSTPIARYIYATAAANGKRVQALGGAKNHMLVLPDADLDLAADAAVSAGFGSAGERCMAISVVVAVDPVGDELTAKIKERVAGLRVGPGDHPESQMGPLVTRAHRDKVASYLDGAVAQGATLAVDGRDPDVLGGAGDGFWLGPAVLDHVTPDMDAYRDEIFGPVLSVVRAGSYEAAMELISANPYGNGTAIFTNDGGAARRFQNEVEVGMVGVNVPIPVPMAYYSFGGWKDSLFGDSHAHGMEGVHFYTRTKAVTARWLDPSHGGVNLGFPTSG
- a CDS encoding ABC transporter substrate-binding protein, which translates into the protein MRRRATARVKAATALAAAAALGAAALGACSGGDDKPVGVAKVMSTLGPGEGTLNLLTLPGSVESGGTDPRVDWVTPFQERTGCKIGMKVVKTPGEMADLMRDKDRRYDGVAAPPEVAGRLVEENQVVPINPDLVDGYKKLEPKLRKLLERDGKHYGLPYVWGSNLLMYDTRAVPPPAGWAALFDPGQARRYAGKIVMRDSPLAIAEAALYLKGRQRKLKIRDPYSLTPAQLAAAGRVLARQRPYVGEYWDLPADAVSAFAGGRAVLGQAWPYHADVLNRASRPVQGVIPSEGATGWMDAWMIGARVQHPNCMYQWLQWTASPDVQQQVAEWTGVAPANPQACSGDRLKTGFCAAYHVGDRGYLNKIVFAHEPSKACGGDSGEKDCTDYAEWTRTWIQATKA
- a CDS encoding sensor histidine kinase; translated protein: MTSATATALGSLMVAAVAVAAAVLYMLADVGRPWALAAVMAVLAAVAVASARWGVARSARGALRPVERLRRELEGLAEDDGAGRVAVPATGDEAERLAERVNELLARLERAIQQRRAFVSDASHELRTPIAGLRARIELALAAPDDGDAVEPLRHSLVDIDRLHRIVEDLLVLARIDSGGISAREPVDLGALVEAEAALRTSPVPTAVKVEPGLIVGGDRQQLGRAVRNLLANAERYGAAQIEIEARADGDQAVVEVHDDGPGIPFADRDRVFERFTRLDPARSREKGGSGLGLPIAREIALAHGGTVQVADGTRGARLVLRLPLSR